A genome region from Merismopedia glauca CCAP 1448/3 includes the following:
- a CDS encoding ABC transporter ATP-binding protein, with product MSDTVLEVRNLDVEFPAEGTLKKAVNGVSFTLKRGECLGIVGESGSGKSVTALAIMDLVPPPGVVASGEIIFSPMIQGKALPSVNLMNQNMQKYRGSQIATIFQEPMSSLNPLFTIGFQLTEAIAQHQHLFGKDARRDAVARLEEVKLFSPQATNQEKWAILERYPHQLSGGQLQRVMIAMALACDPVILIADEPTTALDVTVQKGILELLRELRDRRQMSMLFITHDFGVVAEIANQVVVMYRGKIVDRGETAEIFSSPQSPYTKALLACRPRLDREKTKVLPTVSDFMEVVTQNDDNFQLLDKPLAATDLQALVTGKYTDRESEEMANSSHGTNLLKVRNLRVGFPLKGVFGQTQKYKWGVDDVSFEVYEGETLGIVGESGCGKTTLARTLLGLIKPISGKVQFGSQEASVLDARLAKKLKTEMQIVFQNPQAALNPRMKIGEAVVEPLVIHHRIKNSRQQKERAGELLASVGLEPSWINRYPHQISGGQRQRVCIARALALRPRLIICDEAVSALDVSVQAQILNLLKQLQQDFNLTYIFISHDLSVVKFMSDRIMVMNQGKIEEIDQAQNIYLNPTQDYTRKLISAIPNGTIERIEELKEVRSQKNRLPDK from the coding sequence GTGAGTGACACCGTTTTAGAAGTTCGCAACCTAGATGTAGAATTTCCCGCAGAAGGAACCTTAAAGAAGGCTGTAAACGGCGTTTCATTTACTCTCAAGCGGGGAGAGTGCTTGGGAATAGTCGGTGAATCCGGTTCTGGTAAATCAGTTACAGCTTTGGCGATTATGGATTTAGTACCGCCACCAGGAGTTGTGGCTAGTGGTGAAATTATTTTTTCTCCCATGATTCAAGGGAAAGCACTCCCCAGCGTCAATCTCATGAATCAAAATATGCAAAAGTATCGGGGAAGTCAAATCGCGACGATTTTCCAAGAACCGATGAGTTCTTTAAACCCTTTGTTTACGATTGGATTTCAGTTGACAGAAGCGATCGCCCAGCATCAACATTTATTTGGTAAAGATGCCAGAAGAGATGCCGTAGCTAGATTAGAAGAAGTTAAATTATTCTCTCCCCAAGCCACTAATCAAGAAAAATGGGCGATCTTGGAGAGGTATCCCCATCAACTTTCTGGAGGACAATTACAAAGGGTGATGATCGCGATGGCATTAGCTTGCGATCCGGTAATTTTGATCGCCGATGAACCCACCACAGCTTTGGATGTGACGGTACAAAAGGGCATCTTAGAACTGTTGCGGGAACTGCGCGATCGCCGTCAAATGTCGATGCTATTTATCACCCACGATTTTGGAGTAGTCGCAGAAATTGCGAATCAAGTAGTGGTGATGTATCGGGGTAAAATCGTCGATAGAGGCGAAACTGCTGAGATTTTCTCTAGTCCTCAAAGTCCTTATACCAAAGCTTTATTAGCTTGTCGTCCCCGCTTAGATCGGGAGAAAACCAAAGTACTTCCGACTGTTAGCGACTTTATGGAAGTGGTGACTCAAAATGATGACAATTTCCAACTTTTGGATAAACCCCTAGCCGCCACCGATCTACAAGCTTTAGTCACTGGAAAATATACCGATCGCGAGTCAGAGGAGATGGCGAATAGTTCCCACGGCACCAATCTCTTGAAAGTCCGTAATTTACGAGTAGGCTTCCCCCTCAAAGGAGTATTTGGACAAACCCAAAAATATAAATGGGGTGTTGATGATGTTTCCTTTGAGGTTTATGAGGGAGAAACTTTAGGCATTGTGGGGGAATCTGGTTGCGGGAAAACCACCCTAGCAAGGACTTTATTAGGTTTAATTAAACCAATTAGCGGTAAGGTTCAATTCGGTTCTCAGGAAGCTTCGGTTTTAGACGCTCGTTTGGCGAAAAAATTGAAAACCGAGATGCAAATCGTCTTCCAAAATCCCCAAGCAGCCCTCAATCCCAGAATGAAAATTGGGGAAGCTGTTGTAGAACCGTTGGTAATTCATCACAGGATTAAAAATTCTCGTCAACAGAAAGAACGGGCTGGAGAATTACTCGCTAGTGTGGGTTTAGAACCTAGCTGGATAAACCGCTATCCCCATCAGATTTCTGGGGGACAAAGGCAAAGGGTTTGTATTGCTAGGGCTTTAGCGTTACGCCCTAGGTTGATTATCTGCGATGAGGCGGTTTCAGCTTTGGATGTTTCGGTACAAGCCCAGATTTTGAACCTTTTGAAGCAGTTACAGCAAGATTTTAATTTGACCTATATCTTTATTTCTCATGACTTGAGTGTGGTGAAGTTCATGAGCGATCGCATTATGGTGATGAATCAAGGCAAAATAGAAGAGATAGACCAAGCTCAAAATATTTACCTCAATCCCACCCAAGATTATACCCGAAAGCTGATTTCTGCGATTCCTAATGGAACTATCGAACGGATTGAAGAGTTAAAGGAAGTCAGGAGTCAAAAGAATAGACTACCTGATAAATAA
- a CDS encoding DUF1622 domain-containing protein — protein sequence MMIFTGFYWLLSTQAFLMLINTVLAEELLQDAAILLKIGLELIAILIVAIAVVTIPKRIRGYRRRSATLEQLIRLDLGLSLALSLEFLLAADVVGTAISPSWDAVAKLAAITGIRTFLNFFLHRELKELQEIQTPLKSP from the coding sequence ATGATGATATTTACTGGGTTTTATTGGCTCTTGTCAACCCAAGCTTTTTTAATGCTCATTAATACAGTATTAGCTGAAGAATTGCTGCAAGATGCAGCTATTTTGTTGAAGATTGGTTTAGAGTTGATTGCCATTTTAATAGTGGCGATCGCCGTTGTTACCATCCCCAAAAGAATTCGCGGTTATCGACGCAGAAGTGCCACCCTAGAGCAACTAATTCGGTTAGATCTTGGTTTATCTCTAGCCTTATCTTTAGAGTTTTTACTAGCTGCTGATGTAGTCGGGACTGCTATTTCTCCTAGTTGGGATGCCGTTGCTAAACTAGCAGCTATTACTGGAATTAGAACTTTTTTAAACTTCTTTTTACATCGAGAATTAAAGGAGTTGCAAGAAATACAAACTCCTTTAAAATCTCCCTAA
- a CDS encoding Glu/Leu/Phe/Val family dehydrogenase — MSKSLLADAGERLQMALKYVSISEDATEYLKYPQASLTVSIPVRMDDGSLRIFQGYRVRYDDTRGPGKGGVRYHPNVTLDEVQSLAFWMTFKCAVLNLPFGGAKGGITLNPKTLSRMELERLSRGYIDAIADFIGPDVDILAPDVYTNATIMGWMMDQYSIIRRQISPAVVTGKPITMGGSLGRETATAMGAFFVIENVMQKLERIPQETTVAVQGFGNAGSYIAELLFQAGYKVVAVSDSQGGIYAPQGLDIPSIREYKLTNLGIKAVYCQGSVCNIVEHKIISNKELLTLDVDVLIPAALENQIVADNAQDIKAKYIFEVANGPVSSAADPILEAQGISVFPDILVNAGGVTVSYFEWVQNRSGLYWTTTEINQRLKQKMVEETDTIWDISHKLSVSMRTAAYVHGLTRLGDAISAKGTRDYYVNGKSS; from the coding sequence ATGTCTAAATCTCTACTTGCTGATGCTGGTGAAAGACTGCAAATGGCACTGAAATATGTATCTATTTCCGAAGATGCAACTGAATATCTCAAGTATCCTCAAGCCAGTCTAACAGTATCCATTCCCGTGCGGATGGATGATGGATCTTTAAGGATATTTCAAGGATATCGGGTACGTTACGATGATACTAGAGGGCCAGGTAAGGGAGGAGTTCGCTATCATCCCAATGTGACTCTAGATGAGGTGCAATCTTTAGCTTTTTGGATGACATTTAAGTGCGCGGTTTTAAATCTACCTTTTGGGGGTGCTAAGGGAGGGATTACCCTAAATCCCAAGACTTTATCCCGGATGGAATTGGAAAGGTTGAGTCGGGGATATATAGATGCGATCGCCGATTTTATTGGTCCCGATGTTGATATCCTAGCTCCTGATGTCTATACTAATGCCACCATTATGGGTTGGATGATGGATCAATATAGCATCATCCGGCGGCAAATTTCTCCAGCCGTAGTTACAGGTAAACCGATTACGATGGGTGGAAGTTTGGGAAGGGAAACAGCGACAGCAATGGGTGCGTTTTTTGTGATAGAAAATGTGATGCAGAAGTTAGAACGCATTCCTCAAGAAACTACCGTCGCCGTACAAGGATTTGGGAATGCAGGTTCTTATATTGCTGAACTACTATTTCAAGCTGGATATAAAGTGGTAGCTGTCAGCGATTCTCAAGGAGGAATTTATGCGCCTCAAGGTTTGGATATTCCTAGTATTCGGGAATATAAGTTAACTAATTTAGGAATTAAAGCCGTCTATTGTCAAGGTTCTGTTTGTAATATTGTGGAGCATAAAATTATTAGCAATAAGGAACTTTTAACTTTAGATGTTGATGTTTTAATTCCCGCAGCCTTAGAAAACCAAATCGTGGCTGATAATGCCCAAGATATCAAAGCAAAATACATCTTTGAAGTGGCTAATGGTCCCGTTTCTTCGGCTGCCGATCCTATTTTAGAAGCTCAAGGAATTAGTGTATTTCCTGATATTTTAGTCAATGCTGGTGGAGTCACGGTTAGTTATTTTGAATGGGTACAAAACCGGAGTGGTTTATATTGGACTACCACTGAAATTAACCAAAGATTGAAACAGAAAATGGTAGAAGAAACTGATACTATTTGGGATATCTCTCATAAACTATCGGTTTCCATGCGAACAGCCGCCTATGTTCACGGTTTAACTAGATTGGGAGATGCAATTAGCGCTAAAGGAACTAGGGATTATTATGTGAATGGTAAATCGTCTTAA
- a CDS encoding MOSC domain-containing protein — MIPHIAKLSIYPIKSLDAVSVEQVTVLESGALKQSLTDRQWAIFDELGNFANGKRHPKIHALRTQFYLDTNIVELNLQNTDIRVSFNLKQDLAALEEWLSNYFGFPVWVRQNLDAGFPDDIISPGPTIISTATLETVASWYPGLDLEQVRRRFRANIEIGGVPAFWEDRLFGAQTVNFQIGDVKFIGVNPCQRCVVITRDAQTGEAYPNFQKIFVTKRRETLPEWTDKSRFNHFYRLAINTRLREIQASPRDGKVSPAPSSERGKIIKIGDLVKID; from the coding sequence ATGATTCCTCATATTGCCAAATTATCAATCTATCCAATTAAATCTTTAGACGCAGTTTCCGTTGAGCAAGTAACTGTACTTGAAAGTGGTGCGCTAAAGCAAAGTCTAACCGATCGCCAGTGGGCTATTTTTGACGAGTTAGGAAACTTCGCGAACGGTAAGCGTCACCCCAAAATTCACGCTTTACGAACTCAATTCTATCTAGATACCAATATTGTCGAATTAAACCTTCAAAATACAGATATTCGAGTTAGCTTCAATCTCAAACAAGACTTAGCAGCACTAGAAGAGTGGTTGAGTAATTACTTTGGTTTTCCTGTCTGGGTGAGACAAAATCTAGATGCAGGATTTCCTGACGATATCATTTCTCCTGGCCCTACCATCATCAGTACAGCTACACTCGAAACAGTAGCCTCCTGGTATCCTGGATTAGATTTAGAACAAGTCCGGCGAAGATTCCGCGCCAATATTGAAATTGGAGGCGTTCCAGCTTTTTGGGAAGATCGGCTATTTGGAGCGCAAACAGTCAACTTTCAAATTGGGGATGTAAAATTTATAGGTGTCAACCCCTGTCAACGCTGTGTGGTGATTACCCGCGATGCTCAAACAGGCGAAGCATATCCCAACTTCCAGAAAATATTTGTCACCAAACGACGAGAAACGCTACCAGAATGGACAGATAAATCCCGTTTTAATCATTTCTACAGGTTGGCTATCAACACGCGCTTACGGGAGATACAAGCCTCACCGCGCGATGGCAAAGTTAGTCCAGCACCTAGTTCAGAACGAGGAAAAATCATCAAGATAGGCGATCTGGTCAAAATAGACTAA
- a CDS encoding DUF4126 domain-containing protein, which produces MIALLAALSASAAAGMRIALPLLLIGLLQNEKLWQSVPILSQIQPPVVLGVLTSWSLFELFASKNLLGQRILQIVQLVFSPLVGAIMGITVARLSDFPTPAIWLIGVVGGLLALVLQLVQLGWFYRLRGIPIWAVVVEDILCISLVVFAFKAPKSGGLIALLLLWLAIRSSSYWYRWYKGKK; this is translated from the coding sequence ATGATTGCATTATTAGCCGCACTTTCAGCGTCAGCCGCCGCAGGGATGAGAATTGCTCTCCCCCTGTTGTTAATTGGCTTGCTACAAAATGAAAAACTGTGGCAAAGTGTACCGATTCTTTCCCAAATTCAGCCACCTGTAGTCTTAGGAGTTTTAACTAGTTGGTCATTATTTGAACTATTTGCTTCCAAAAACCTTCTAGGTCAAAGAATACTCCAAATAGTCCAGTTAGTCTTTAGTCCTCTAGTTGGGGCAATAATGGGAATTACAGTGGCTCGATTGAGCGATTTTCCCACGCCTGCTATTTGGTTAATTGGTGTCGTGGGTGGATTATTAGCTTTAGTTCTCCAACTAGTTCAACTTGGGTGGTTTTATCGCCTCCGAGGGATACCAATTTGGGCAGTAGTAGTAGAAGATATTCTGTGTATCAGTTTGGTAGTTTTTGCGTTCAAAGCACCCAAATCTGGGGGTTTGATAGCTTTATTACTTTTATGGCTAGCGATTCGCAGTTCTAGTTATTGGTATCGTTGGTATAAAGGTAAGAAATGA
- a CDS encoding helix-turn-helix domain-containing protein, which yields MSQEQDLTHCLQQLMQKVGIFSYRELCQKAGVSEKQLRRLRRGEIQQLRLTTLEKISRGLQISLRDLIQALGESDSTATDSHQVLEQEYKKLQLELEQQRELLLAEFQQSTLHTLESWLLQWPTAAYAVKQNPQIPADRLLKLVQPIEQLLEKWGIEAIADVGTELPYDPQSHQLMDGTAKPGDLVKVRYTGYKQADKFLYRAKVSPVT from the coding sequence ATGTCTCAAGAACAAGACTTAACCCACTGCCTACAACAACTGATGCAAAAAGTGGGTATCTTTAGCTATAGGGAACTTTGTCAAAAAGCTGGAGTTTCTGAAAAACAGTTACGCAGATTACGGCGCGGTGAGATCCAACAATTGCGCTTAACTACTTTAGAAAAGATTAGTCGAGGATTACAAATATCCTTAAGGGATTTGATACAAGCCTTGGGAGAGTCAGACTCGACAGCTACAGATTCTCACCAAGTTTTGGAACAAGAATACAAAAAACTGCAACTTGAATTAGAACAACAAAGGGAATTATTACTAGCAGAATTTCAGCAATCTACCTTACACACTCTAGAATCTTGGCTTTTGCAATGGCCAACAGCAGCTTATGCAGTCAAGCAGAATCCACAAATTCCCGCCGACAGATTGCTGAAGTTAGTTCAACCTATAGAGCAACTGCTAGAAAAATGGGGAATTGAAGCGATCGCCGATGTGGGTACTGAGTTACCTTACGATCCTCAATCCCATCAATTGATGGATGGTACAGCTAAACCAGGAGATTTAGTTAAAGTTCGCTATACAGGTTATAAACAAGCCGATAAGTTCTTATATCGCGCCAAAGTTAGTCCTGTAACCTAA
- a CDS encoding glutathione S-transferase family protein codes for MIELYHAPISPNSNRVWMTLLEKGLEFELVEVKLNGEQFQPEFLAISPFHHIPVVVDGDVNLVESLAILDYLEAKYPTPKMLPTKAEDLAIVRMVQFVTVNELLPAMSPFLPVMLGFPGDAEKMEKARQKMAVSLQFLENLLDDRPFFGSNDITLAESVAGTVIPWLARIDIDLNNYPKLTAWRDRIIARPTWQKAQPTAQNIAEFKPIMAARMGL; via the coding sequence ATGATCGAGCTATATCACGCGCCGATTTCTCCTAACTCTAATCGCGTTTGGATGACATTATTAGAAAAAGGGTTAGAGTTTGAGTTAGTAGAAGTTAAGTTAAATGGAGAACAATTTCAACCAGAATTTTTAGCCATTAGTCCTTTTCACCACATCCCTGTTGTAGTAGATGGTGATGTGAACCTAGTGGAATCTTTGGCGATTTTAGATTACTTAGAAGCCAAGTATCCGACACCCAAAATGTTGCCTACCAAAGCTGAAGATTTGGCAATTGTGCGGATGGTTCAGTTCGTCACAGTCAACGAATTGTTACCAGCAATGTCACCTTTTTTACCAGTTATGTTAGGTTTTCCTGGTGATGCCGAAAAGATGGAAAAAGCCCGCCAAAAGATGGCTGTTTCTCTACAGTTTTTAGAGAATCTGTTAGACGATCGCCCCTTCTTTGGTAGCAATGATATCACCCTAGCTGAATCTGTAGCTGGTACAGTCATTCCCTGGTTAGCCAGAATAGATATCGATTTGAATAATTATCCCAAATTAACTGCATGGCGCGATCGCATTATCGCACGTCCCACCTGGCAAAAAGCCCAACCCACCGCCCAAAACATCGCTGAATTTAAACCCATCATGGCAGCTAGAATGGGACTTTAA
- a CDS encoding PEP-CTERM sorting domain-containing protein, translated as MAFTYSNITNRLMVASAIALGSAIAFAPSSNAATNNPRVSTSLTAPGTLDFAKITTIFTAKIKSSQCGSTGEKSVNPPPITDSLSVGTTPPPHQLDPPLSCGKFNKAQANTTSNTTLSVSKSGQNIFGGWLNVYASTNRSIFDKAFASSDSKLSLQTTVPREIRITGKYNDVRTAYFQDAKPSDFSATNTIITYSLRDTSQQKQRQLSTLRRGFLFKTSSNLDGTFNWNDEGIDFTDVKNGTFMIEWGDVVGKKGILSLELEKGCVVKSVDTEDFEGWLPSIGSCSPIILKNTLPNFGFDFKYDFGRFDHPVEFGLGIGTKSAVAPEPITIIGTFTSLGFGLFFKRKYGKRVK; from the coding sequence ATGGCTTTTACTTATAGCAATATAACAAATCGCTTAATGGTAGCTAGCGCGATCGCTTTGGGTAGTGCGATCGCTTTTGCTCCTTCATCTAACGCTGCTACAAATAACCCTAGAGTCTCAACCTCATTGACAGCCCCAGGTACACTCGACTTTGCCAAGATAACTACTATTTTTACTGCGAAGATTAAATCTAGTCAATGTGGTTCTACGGGTGAAAAATCTGTAAACCCTCCACCTATTACAGATTCACTTTCTGTTGGAACTACACCACCCCCCCACCAACTTGATCCCCCACTCAGTTGTGGAAAATTCAATAAAGCTCAAGCTAATACAACAAGCAATACAACTCTTTCTGTAAGTAAATCAGGTCAAAATATATTTGGCGGATGGCTAAATGTTTACGCCAGTACAAATCGTTCAATTTTTGACAAAGCTTTTGCCTCTAGTGATAGCAAACTGAGCCTTCAAACTACTGTTCCACGGGAAATCAGGATAACAGGTAAATATAACGATGTAAGAACCGCTTATTTTCAAGATGCAAAACCAAGCGATTTCTCAGCAACAAATACGATAATAACTTACTCGCTCCGAGATACGTCTCAACAAAAGCAAAGACAGTTGAGTACCTTAAGAAGAGGTTTTTTATTCAAAACAAGCAGTAATCTTGATGGAACATTTAACTGGAACGATGAGGGTATTGATTTTACAGACGTAAAAAACGGAACCTTTATGATTGAGTGGGGAGATGTTGTTGGTAAAAAGGGAATTTTATCGCTGGAATTGGAAAAAGGATGTGTTGTAAAATCAGTAGATACTGAAGACTTTGAGGGATGGCTTCCAAGCATAGGATCTTGCTCTCCTATTATTCTGAAAAACACTCTTCCCAACTTTGGATTTGACTTTAAGTATGATTTTGGTCGTTTTGACCACCCAGTTGAATTTGGATTGGGAATCGGCACCAAAAGTGCGGTAGCGCCAGAACCGATAACTATCATTGGTACATTTACAAGTTTAGGCTTTGGTTTATTCTTTAAACGGAAGTATGGTAAACGAGTTAAGTGA